A genomic stretch from Streptomyces sp. QL37 includes:
- a CDS encoding glycosyltransferase family 39 protein, with protein sequence MTATHSDRLQAPPGTPGSSGHVAGVREPLWRRIRRGRPEDPRWARPAFLGVLLVVALAYLWNLSASGYANSFYSAAVQAGSQSWKAFFFGSLDSANAITVDKPPATLWPMALSVRIFGLSSWAILAPQVLMAVATAGVLHGAVRRRFSAAAGLITMVVFALTPVAALMFRFNNPDALLALLMTVTVYCVLRAMEGGRTKWLVWAGVAVGLAFLSKTLQAFLVLPPLAVLYAVFAPVPVRKRFGQLGLAALAMIVSGGWWVAIVELWPASSRPYIGGSQNNSFLELTFGYNGLGRINGEETGSVGGGGGGGQGGGWGETGIGRMFNSEIGGQISWLLPAALILLAAGVWLTWRAKRTDTARAAFLAWGGSLLMTALVFSFMAGIFHQYYTVALAPYIAALVGMGATVLWEERGKWWAGAALGVTVAATAVWAYVLLGRTPDWFPWLRWAVLIGGLAGAVGLLFAARLGRTLLLGVAGLGLAASLAGPTAYTISTLGTGHQGSIVTAGPSGASMGGPGGGRGGGPGGGEGGGTRPPGQGTRPGGQSQGGQAPGNAPTGGMPGGGAPGQGQGQGLQGQAPGGQQGGMPGGGTGEGGAGGGGGMGGLLNGASVDSEARTLLKQDADAYTWTAAAIGSQNAASYQLATGDPVMAIGGFNGSDPSPTLARFKQYVEDGEIHYLISGGTGGGGMGGGEGASSQISTWVEENFKEVTAGSATFYDLTQPRS encoded by the coding sequence ATGACCGCCACCCACTCCGACCGTCTCCAGGCCCCGCCCGGCACCCCGGGGTCGTCCGGGCACGTCGCGGGCGTGCGGGAGCCGCTGTGGCGGCGCATCCGCCGGGGCAGGCCCGAGGACCCGCGCTGGGCGAGGCCCGCCTTCCTCGGAGTGCTGCTCGTCGTCGCGCTCGCGTACCTGTGGAATCTGAGCGCGTCCGGCTACGCCAACTCCTTCTACTCCGCGGCCGTGCAGGCCGGCAGCCAGAGCTGGAAGGCCTTCTTCTTCGGCTCGCTGGACTCGGCGAACGCGATCACCGTGGACAAGCCCCCGGCCACGCTCTGGCCGATGGCCCTCTCGGTCCGGATCTTCGGCCTGAGCTCCTGGGCGATCCTCGCGCCCCAGGTGCTGATGGCCGTCGCCACCGCCGGTGTCCTCCACGGGGCCGTGCGCCGCCGCTTCAGCGCCGCCGCCGGGCTGATCACCATGGTGGTCTTCGCACTGACTCCGGTCGCCGCGCTGATGTTCCGTTTCAACAACCCGGACGCGCTGCTCGCGCTCCTGATGACCGTCACCGTCTACTGCGTGCTGCGCGCGATGGAGGGCGGCCGTACGAAGTGGCTGGTCTGGGCGGGCGTCGCGGTGGGGCTCGCGTTCCTGTCGAAGACGCTGCAGGCCTTCCTGGTCCTGCCGCCGCTCGCCGTGCTGTACGCGGTGTTCGCGCCGGTCCCGGTGCGGAAGCGGTTCGGGCAGCTCGGCCTGGCGGCGCTGGCGATGATCGTGTCCGGCGGCTGGTGGGTGGCGATCGTCGAGCTGTGGCCCGCCTCGTCACGCCCGTACATCGGCGGCTCTCAGAACAACTCCTTCCTCGAACTCACCTTCGGTTACAACGGACTCGGCCGTATCAACGGCGAGGAGACCGGCAGCGTCGGCGGTGGCGGCGGTGGCGGGCAGGGCGGCGGTTGGGGCGAGACCGGTATCGGCCGCATGTTCAACTCCGAGATCGGCGGCCAGATCTCGTGGCTGCTGCCCGCCGCGCTGATCCTGCTGGCCGCGGGGGTCTGGCTGACCTGGCGGGCGAAGCGGACCGACACGGCCCGTGCGGCGTTCCTCGCCTGGGGCGGTTCGCTGCTGATGACGGCCCTCGTCTTCAGCTTCATGGCCGGCATCTTCCACCAGTACTACACGGTGGCCCTGGCGCCCTACATCGCGGCGCTGGTCGGCATGGGCGCCACGGTCCTCTGGGAGGAACGGGGCAAGTGGTGGGCGGGCGCCGCGCTCGGCGTGACCGTCGCGGCGACGGCCGTCTGGGCGTACGTCCTGCTCGGGCGGACCCCGGACTGGTTCCCGTGGCTGCGCTGGGCCGTCCTGATCGGTGGCCTCGCGGGCGCGGTGGGGCTGCTGTTCGCCGCACGGCTGGGCCGGACGCTCCTGCTGGGCGTGGCGGGTCTGGGTCTGGCGGCGTCGCTGGCCGGGCCGACGGCGTACACGATCAGCACGCTCGGCACCGGGCACCAGGGCTCGATCGTCACCGCGGGTCCGTCCGGCGCGAGCATGGGCGGCCCCGGTGGCGGCCGGGGCGGTGGACCCGGCGGCGGTGAGGGCGGCGGCACGCGGCCCCCCGGCCAGGGCACCCGGCCGGGCGGCCAGTCGCAGGGCGGCCAGGCTCCCGGCAACGCGCCGACGGGCGGCATGCCGGGCGGCGGCGCCCCCGGGCAGGGGCAGGGGCAGGGCCTCCAGGGCCAGGCTCCCGGCGGTCAGCAGGGCGGGATGCCCGGCGGCGGCACGGGAGAAGGCGGCGCGGGCGGAGGAGGAGGCATGGGCGGGCTGCTCAACGGCGCCTCCGTCGACTCCGAGGCCAGGACGCTCCTGAAGCAGGACGCCGACGCCTACACCTGGACCGCCGCGGCCATCGGCTCGCAGAACGCCGCGAGCTACCAGCTCGCCACCGGTGACCCGGTGATGGCGATCGGCGGGTTCAACGGCAGCGACCCGTCCCCGACGCTCGCCCGGTTCAAGCAGTACGTGGAGGACGGCGAGATCCACTATCTGATCTCGGGTGGCACGGGTGGCGGCGGCATGGGCGGTGGCGAGGGCGCCTCCTCCCAGATCTCGACGTGGGTGGAGGAGAACTTCAAGGAGGTCACCGCGGGGAGCGCGACCTTCTACGACCTCACCCAGCCCAGGAGCTGA
- a CDS encoding DHA2 family efflux MFS transporter permease subunit has protein sequence MTATAAEQNDLTPRSGHARRWVILGVICLAQLTVLLDNTVLNVAIPSLTADLHASTADVQWMINAYALVQSGLVLTAGSAADRYGRKRMLVAGLALFGVGSLAAGLAQSSGQLIAARAGMGVGGALLMTTTLAVVVQIFDDTERVKAIGIWSTVSSLGFAAGPLIGGAMLDHFWWGAIFLINIPVAVIGLVAVVRLVPESRNPHGDRPDLVGALLSTLGMASVVYAIISGPEHGWGSGPVLLTAFAGVAVLTGFVLWELHVPYPMLDMRFFRDQRFTGAVAGAILVAFGMTGSLFLLTQHLQFVLGYEPLEAGLRTAPLALTVVALNLTGLGALLVGKLGTPAVIAAGMGLLAAGLGAIALLGGRDYGGMLLGLLVMGAGVALAMPAMANAIMSAIPPEKAGVGAGVNGTLAEFGNGLGVAVLGAVLNSRFAALVPGVAGAASLPAALAAADGAADRERITDAFASGLETSQLVGAAAVLAGGLLAAVLLRRAERTEAAEYPR, from the coding sequence ATGACGGCGACCGCCGCCGAGCAGAACGACCTCACCCCCCGGAGCGGCCACGCGCGGCGCTGGGTGATTCTCGGAGTCATCTGCCTCGCCCAGCTCACCGTGCTGCTCGACAACACCGTCCTGAACGTCGCGATCCCCTCGCTCACCGCCGATCTGCACGCCTCCACCGCCGATGTGCAATGGATGATCAACGCCTATGCGCTCGTCCAGTCGGGGCTGGTCCTCACCGCGGGCAGCGCGGCCGACCGCTACGGCCGCAAGAGGATGCTGGTCGCAGGGCTCGCTCTGTTCGGCGTCGGCTCGCTGGCCGCGGGGCTCGCGCAGTCCTCCGGGCAGCTGATCGCCGCCCGCGCGGGGATGGGTGTCGGTGGCGCGCTGCTGATGACGACCACCCTCGCCGTCGTGGTGCAGATCTTCGACGACACCGAACGCGTCAAGGCCATCGGCATCTGGTCCACCGTCAGCTCACTGGGCTTCGCGGCCGGTCCGCTGATCGGCGGGGCGATGCTCGACCACTTCTGGTGGGGCGCGATCTTCCTGATCAACATCCCCGTGGCGGTCATCGGCCTCGTCGCGGTCGTCCGGCTCGTCCCCGAGTCGAGGAACCCCCACGGCGACCGCCCGGACCTGGTCGGGGCGCTGCTCTCCACCCTCGGCATGGCCTCCGTCGTGTACGCGATCATCTCCGGCCCGGAGCACGGCTGGGGCTCCGGCCCGGTCCTGCTGACGGCTTTCGCCGGGGTCGCCGTCCTCACCGGGTTCGTGCTGTGGGAGCTCCATGTCCCGTACCCGATGCTGGACATGCGCTTCTTCCGCGACCAGAGGTTCACCGGAGCGGTCGCGGGCGCGATCCTCGTCGCCTTCGGCATGACGGGTTCACTCTTCCTGCTGACCCAGCACCTGCAGTTCGTCCTCGGCTACGAGCCGCTGGAGGCCGGACTGCGGACGGCTCCGCTCGCACTCACCGTCGTCGCGCTCAACCTGACGGGGCTCGGTGCCCTGCTGGTGGGGAAGCTGGGGACGCCCGCCGTCATCGCCGCCGGGATGGGCCTGCTGGCCGCCGGGCTCGGGGCGATCGCGCTGCTGGGCGGGCGGGACTACGGAGGCATGCTGCTCGGTCTGCTCGTCATGGGGGCGGGCGTCGCGCTCGCCATGCCCGCGATGGCCAACGCGATCATGAGCGCCATCCCGCCGGAGAAGGCGGGCGTGGGCGCCGGGGTGAACGGCACGCTCGCCGAGTTCGGCAACGGGCTCGGGGTCGCCGTGCTCGGAGCCGTGCTCAACTCCCGGTTCGCCGCCCTCGTACCGGGCGTCGCCGGGGCGGCCTCACTGCCTGCGGCGCTCGCCGCGGCCGACGGGGCGGCGGACCGCGAGCGCATCACGGACGCCTTCGCCTCGGGCCTGGAGACCAGCCAACTGGTCGGAGCGGCCGCTGTCCTGGCCGGTGGACTGCTGGCCGCGGTCCTGCTGAGGCGGGCGGAGCGTACGGAGGCGGCTGAGTACCCCAGGTGA